The proteins below are encoded in one region of Syntrophotalea carbinolica DSM 2380:
- a CDS encoding response regulator: MKKILVVDDQPTIRALLQVSLGASDRKIILAESGEQALEFARRESPDLVIMDIMMPGGMDGFETVQKLRSDPAIPDCPVLILTAKDQQSERGRAVEMNVDGYLSKPFRLDDLRGQVGKLIA; this comes from the coding sequence GTGAAAAAAATTCTAGTCGTTGATGACCAGCCGACTATTCGAGCGTTATTGCAGGTCAGTCTGGGAGCTTCCGATCGTAAGATCATCCTTGCCGAAAGCGGCGAGCAGGCCCTTGAGTTCGCCAGGCGTGAATCGCCGGACCTGGTCATCATGGATATTATGATGCCCGGTGGCATGGATGGGTTCGAAACGGTACAGAAGCTGCGCAGCGATCCTGCCATCCCGGATTGCCCGGTTCTGATCCTGACAGCCAAGGATCAGCAGTCCGAGCGCGGCCGCGCGGTTGAAATGAACGTGGACGGGTATTTGTCCAAACCGTTTCGCCTGGATGATTTACGGGGGCAGGTAGGAAAGCTGATTGCTTGA
- a CDS encoding NAD(P)/FAD-dependent oxidoreductase: MKKDLLEKGAIVQRDQETFAIAPHIPGGITSPEILRKIADVAEKFNAKALKLTSAQRIAIVGIDEDKLDEVWEAVGEKPGAAIGMCVRSVKICPGTTFCKRGQQDSVGVGLELDKVYHGMDLPWKFKIGVSGCANDCGEACIKDLGLIGTPKGWNVMVGGNGGGMPRLSQKLVEHVPTDEEAIQIVAKVVDWFKANNRKGRIGKFVQEMGLDAFRAEVLGK, encoded by the coding sequence ATGAAGAAGGACCTTTTGGAAAAAGGTGCCATTGTTCAGCGTGACCAGGAAACCTTTGCCATCGCACCGCATATTCCTGGTGGGATCACCTCCCCTGAAATTCTGCGCAAGATTGCCGATGTCGCGGAGAAATTCAATGCCAAAGCTTTGAAGCTGACCAGTGCCCAGCGTATTGCCATCGTCGGGATCGACGAGGATAAGCTGGATGAGGTATGGGAGGCTGTCGGCGAAAAACCGGGGGCGGCCATCGGTATGTGCGTCCGTTCGGTTAAAATCTGTCCGGGTACGACCTTCTGCAAGCGTGGCCAGCAGGATTCCGTGGGCGTTGGTTTGGAACTGGATAAGGTGTATCATGGCATGGATCTGCCCTGGAAATTCAAGATCGGCGTTTCCGGCTGTGCCAACGATTGCGGCGAGGCCTGTATCAAGGATCTCGGCCTGATCGGGACCCCTAAAGGTTGGAATGTGATGGTCGGCGGCAACGGTGGCGGTATGCCCCGCCTTTCCCAGAAACTGGTGGAGCATGTGCCCACCGATGAAGAAGCCATTCAGATCGTTGCCAAGGTCGTGGACTGGTTCAAGGCAAACAATCGCAAGGGGCGCATCGGTAAGTTTGTCCAGGAGATGGGTCTGGACGCATTCCGGGCGGAAGTTCTGGGCAAGTAA
- a CDS encoding response regulator transcription factor, with amino-acid sequence MISPHILLVEDELHIARGLIFNLEQEGYRVIHVSSGEQALELAPWSQCLLVILDLMLPGISGLEVCQQLRAQDPRLPILILTALGKEQDRIAGLEAGADDYLTKPFSLTEFLLRVRGMVNRSSWYRSTPAAEECFRFGDNAVYLQDHRAETPRGDIDLTELEVRMLQIFFDHEGSILTREKLLASVWGLAPDTETRTLDNFIVRLRKYFEPTPARPRHFLTVRGKGYKFCREETTA; translated from the coding sequence ATGATCTCTCCGCACATTCTACTGGTTGAAGATGAACTGCACATCGCCCGTGGCCTGATCTTCAATCTGGAGCAAGAGGGATACCGCGTCATCCATGTCAGCTCCGGCGAACAGGCGTTGGAACTGGCCCCCTGGTCGCAATGCCTGCTGGTTATACTGGACCTCATGCTGCCGGGCATTAGCGGCCTGGAAGTTTGTCAGCAACTGCGGGCCCAGGATCCACGCCTGCCGATACTGATCCTGACCGCCCTGGGCAAGGAACAGGATCGCATCGCCGGATTGGAAGCCGGCGCGGATGACTACCTGACCAAGCCTTTCAGCCTCACCGAGTTTCTGCTACGGGTGCGCGGCATGGTAAATCGTTCCAGCTGGTACCGCAGTACCCCGGCGGCCGAAGAATGCTTCCGTTTTGGCGACAATGCGGTATACCTGCAGGACCATCGCGCGGAAACGCCGCGTGGCGACATCGACCTTACCGAACTGGAAGTGCGCATGTTGCAGATTTTTTTTGACCATGAGGGCAGCATCCTGACTCGGGAAAAATTGCTGGCCTCGGTCTGGGGACTGGCACCCGACACGGAAACACGCACCCTGGATAACTTCATCGTGCGGCTGCGAAAATACTTCGAACCGACCCCGGCCCGCCCCAGGCACTTTTTAACCGTTCGCGGCAAAGGCTACAAGTTCTGTCGCGAAGAGACCACTGCCTGA
- a CDS encoding sensor histidine kinase, producing MKTWRRVINPLMALIGIQLAWVLVVVCWVTWFLQNHRKLRLLAEKYHPELLLGRYDWLLLIEGLILLIAILAGVYVIFIYWRRQTSLYRAQKQFISQVSHELRSPLASLQLHLETIRMRKPDPAQMQDFLDTMLDDTVRLNNMVDNLLTANRLEQRWPRLDLRHGNLSETIEQYLQQQAASLPEDCSLEADIEPNLFCRFEPHAIEIILRNLLENAILYANGPARIRVELASERHRCHLRVTDQGRGIALKEQKKVFRMFYRGRHEGETIRGSGLGLFIVKTLAWRHKGKVWLESKGVDQGTTVHVLLPRTFDPSTGGAP from the coding sequence ATGAAAACATGGCGTCGCGTTATCAATCCGTTAATGGCCCTGATCGGCATCCAGTTGGCCTGGGTGCTGGTCGTTGTGTGCTGGGTAACCTGGTTTTTGCAGAATCACCGCAAGCTGAGGCTGCTGGCCGAAAAGTACCACCCGGAGCTGCTACTCGGACGTTACGACTGGCTGCTGCTCATCGAGGGTTTAATCCTGCTGATCGCCATACTGGCCGGGGTTTATGTCATCTTTATCTACTGGCGGCGGCAGACCTCGCTATATCGGGCCCAAAAACAATTCATCTCCCAGGTCAGCCACGAACTACGCTCTCCCCTCGCCTCCTTGCAACTGCATCTGGAAACCATCCGGATGCGAAAACCCGACCCGGCCCAAATGCAGGATTTTCTCGACACCATGCTGGACGATACCGTTCGCCTCAACAACATGGTGGACAATCTGCTGACGGCCAACCGCCTGGAACAGCGCTGGCCGCGTCTGGACCTGCGTCACGGCAACCTCTCCGAAACCATCGAACAGTACCTGCAACAACAAGCGGCCAGCTTGCCCGAGGACTGTTCTCTCGAAGCCGACATCGAACCGAATCTGTTTTGCCGCTTTGAACCCCATGCCATAGAGATCATACTGCGCAACCTGCTGGAAAACGCCATACTTTACGCCAACGGCCCCGCCCGTATTCGCGTGGAACTGGCCAGTGAAAGACACCGCTGCCATTTGCGTGTAACGGACCAGGGGCGCGGCATTGCCCTTAAAGAGCAGAAAAAAGTTTTTCGCATGTTTTACCGAGGCAGACACGAGGGCGAAACCATTCGCGGTTCAGGCCTGGGGTTGTTCATCGTAAAAACCCTGGCCTGGCGGCACAAGGGCAAGGTGTGGCTGGAGAGCAAAGGCGTTGACCAGGGCACTACGGTGCACGTCCTGCTGCCGCGCACGTTCGACCCTTCGACAGGAGGCGCACCATGA